GCCTTTGATTCCTGAGCGTGAATCTCCGATGCCAAATAATCTAATGCGTATTGTTCTATACGAGGTTGAATGGTTTGGCAAAAAGTACTTATGGGCATAAGGTATGTGCCTATAGCCAGCACCGACATAAAAGTTTTATATAAGTACCTCTTTCTATCAATCATATAGTTTGATTTAACAACTCGTTTTTGGCTTGTTTTCATGAAAACAAGCCAAAAACGGCTCTACTTACTCTTCTAGGTAATCCAGTTCCTTGCCATAGCTTTCTTGCAGGGTGAGGATGGCTACCAACGCGATGCTCAAGGCAATGACGCCTAAAATGCCTGCGGTCTGGATTAGCCCAAATTCTTCCTTAAAGGCACTAAAGGAAAGCGTCAAGGGAATGACGGCGCCGCGCACAAAGTTGGGAACGGTGGTGGTGACGGTGGCGCGTATGTTGGTGCCAAACTGCTCGGCGGCAATGGTCACGAAGACCGCCCAATATCCGCTGCAGAAACCAAGCGCTACGCATAAGCCATAGAAGTAGGCCTCAGAAGCATTGTCGGCTAGAAGGTACATGGCTATGACGCCTGCCAGTAGGAACAGGAAGAGGACCACCACGCGCTTCCGGCTTTTCAGTTGCTGGCTCAGTAGACCGCTGGCCACGTCTCCCAGACTCAGCCCGAAATAGGAGAACCCAATGGCTTTGGCCACCGAAATGACGGCCGGCACGCCCAATGCTTGCGCAAACTCAGGGGAGAAGGTGATGAGCACCCCAATCACAAACCAGATGGGCACGCCAATTAAAATGCACTTGAGGTACTTGAGAAACCTTGGCCCGTTGGTGAATAAGCTCAGGAAGTTGCCGCGTTTCACTTCTTCGCGCTGAGAACGCTCAAACATACCCGACTCAAACACGCCAATACGTAGCAGCAAGAGCAGCAGACCCAAACCGCCGCCCACAAAGTAAGCCGTGCGCCAGTGGAAGTATTCGCCAATCACCCCAGCCAAAATAGCCCCAGAAATACCCACCGAGGCCACAATGGTAGTCCCGTAGCCGCGCTTCTCCTTGGGCAGCACCTCAGACACCAGCGTAATACCGGCCCCCAACTCACCCGCCAGCCCCACTCCGGCAATAAACCTTAGCCAGGCATAGGCATCAATGCTGGTCACAAAGCCATTGGCAATATTAGCGGCAGAATACAAAAAGATAGACCCAAACAAGACCGATATGCGACCTTTCTTGTCACCTAACACGCCCCAAAACACACCGCCCAGCAGCATACCCGCCATTTGCATATTTATAAGACGCACACCCTGATCTAGAAGATCAGCTGGTTGGCTAATGCCAAGGTCTTTGAGGCTGGCTATTCTTACAATGCTGAATAAAACTAGGTCATAAATATCCACAAAGTACCCTAGGGCGGCCACCACCACGGCTACATTGAGAAGTTTGACCTTAGGGCTGTCAATCACAGAAGGATTCATACTAGGACAAGGCGAAAACGATAATTGCACTTTTAAAACAGAGCACTGTCAATATTAATATATTCAAAAAAACATATAATTACTTTATTGACAGACTTTTATATTTTTTCAATATATTTAAAAAATATACAGAGATAGAGGGGCTTGACTTCTTAGACCACAAAAAAAATTTATATTTTTGTTAAGAATTTGTAACCTTGCTCCCATGAACCCGTATAAGGCCGCCGCACTTTGGTTGTTTCTATCCCTCTTGACCAGCTTGAGCTCTGGCGCGTGGGCGGCAGAAACGCCAAATGCTTCTCAGCAATCTCTGCTTTGGAAGGTGAGCGGCAAGGGCATCAAGACCTCTTATGTATTTGGCACCTTCCACTTGGTACCCAAAGACCAGTTCGATCTGCCTCAAAAGGTAAAACAAAAACTCATAAAATCCGAGACGGTGGTGTTTGAAGTGGATCTGGACAGCCCAGAACTCACCCACGGCCTCACCCGTGCCATGCGCATGGCCAAGCCGCTGGAAACCCTCATGACCCCGCAGGACTACAACTGGCTGGCTCAGTTTGTGCAGGACAGTCTGGAGCGCAACATGCAGTTCTTCCGGTACATTAAGCCGGGTTTCCTGGGACAGATGCTGCTCTACCCTAAAATGCTGGGCTATAGCCCAGAGTCCTATGATCTGGCGCTGTTGGACCTGGCCAAGAAATTTAATAAGTCTGTGCACACTCTGGAGACCCCGGCAGAACAGCTGGCCCTGTTTGACCAAGTAAACCTGGAGACGCAGACTCAGCAGTTTCTGAACAGCGTAAAGCAGTTTGACCGCCAGCGCAAGCTCATGAAGCAGATGCTGACGCTTTATCACCAAGAAGACCTCAACGGCCTGTATGCCCTTATTAATTCAGAAAACGGCCCAGACAACCAAGACTTTTTACTAGATGAGCGCAATGAACGCTGGCTCATGCCCTTGGTAAAGAAGATGAAGAAAAGCGCTTCGTTCATTGCCGTGGGCGCTGCTCACTTGCCAGGAGAGCATGGCCTCTTAGAGTTACTCAAAGCGAAAGGCTACAAAGTGGAGCCGGTTCTAAACTAAACATCTCCCTATAGCGGCACTACTACTATATTTTAATTCCTGCATCGGCTGGTTCTTTAGACAAGGACCAGCCGATGTGCTTTACAGGCTTCTTCTTGCTAGTTGATTGGCAGTTGTAGAGCCGTACCATCACAGGAGTCCAAGCAAAGCGCAAAAGACTGATCGCTCTTACTGGCTTGAAAACGGAAGCGCCTTCCCGAAACAGTATCGGGGAGGCGCTTCCGTTTTTGGCGTATTTTGGCCAAAAGAGACTAAAAACGACTTTTACCCAAAGGGAACCACCAATTTAAAACTCACATTGCGACCCATGTTATACACGCCGGTTCTGCCAGTGGCCTCGTTGACGGGAGCGTATTTTAAGCGGCTCAGGTGGCTTTGGTAGGCTTTGTCCAGAACATTGTTGGCCGTGATGTAAAGTGAGGCGAAGGTCTTGCCTGCGGCGTTGGTCAGGTTGGCGCCCACCCCCAGGTTCAAGAGGCTATAGCCGGGCGTGGGGGTTTCCGTGTCAAAGGCGGTGTAGACCTGGCTCTGCTCAAAATAGTTTTCCAGTTCGGCCTTGGCGTACCAGTTCCTGATGTAGCTACCGGCCTTGGGGAAACTAATCTGCAACTCAGAGTCTAACCGCGGGCCGGGCGTAAACGGCAAAAACTTTCTATCTGCAGGCACGTTTTTTTGAATTGAGCGCACCCAGGAGAAGGAATTCTCAAAGTGCAGCCAGTCCAGCGGGTGCGGGTGAAAGTCAATGGTCACCTCGCCGCCGTACACGTAAGCATTGCCTTGCACGTATTTAAAGGTAGGCGCCAGGTCGTCCTCGTCGCCAGACAGGGAATCACCGCCCAGCACGCTGTTTAGTTTCTGCGCGAAGATGTAGTTCTGGATGTTGTTCCTGAAGCCGTTGAGGCCTAGCGTGATGTGCTTGCTATCATAGGTCACGCCGGCGTCTAGCTGAAAACTGGTCTCGGGATCCAGGCGCTGGTTGCCAAGTTCATACCTAAACGTGCCCTCATGACGGCCATTAGATGCCAGCTCGGCCATGTTAGGCGTTCTGAATCCTCTGGAAACGTTGGCTTTTACACTCAGCTGCTCATTGAAACTGTAAGTGGCGCCAATGCTACCGGACACGTTAGAAAAGTTGGCCTCAAACGAGTTGAACTTGGTTTGTGCCGCGTCCTGCGGGTTAGTGGTGAATTCGTCCTCGTCGGTTACATACAAGGCATCACTCAACACCCGCCGAAGGTCATAGCGCAGGCCGCCGCTCACGTTCAAGGCTCCAAACTCGCGCTTGGCAAAGGCAAAGATGCCCGCGTCTATGGTTCTATACTCCGGTATTAAGACTTCCTCGCCCTCGTTATGATTCTGCTGCCACATGCCGTTCACGCCAATGGTAGACTCCCACTCAGAGAATTGCGGCAAGAAGTATTTTACGTCATAGTTGAAGGTGTTCAGGCGCATGGCAATCTCCTCTTCGTTCACGTCTAGCGGGTTGCCATACTCGCGGCGCAGGTTCTGCTGCCAGGCCAGGTTGAACGCCAGCCTGGACTGGTCAAAGATGAGGCTGTTCTGTGAGGCCACCTTAAAATGATTGATGCGCTGCTGCGGAATGTCCAGGTCATAGCCTTTCAGGTCATCCTCGGTCACGGGCTGCTCCTCTACCTCTCCGTTCACGGGCACCAGTTTCAGGAACGTACCGTGCTCATCGCGCTCGCCCTCCACCAGGCCTACCTGCTGGTTGAACGTACTGAAAGCCAAGTGCGCGTAGCCCCAGCTTTTGTTCAGGCCTACATAACCGTTGGCATTGGTTTCCCTGAAGCCCGAGTTATGCACCTTGCCATCATACTTGTTCTGGTAGTTGCCCGCAAACTTCTGGCTGAAGCGCGCCGCCCAGTTAAAGCCGTTCAGGTTACCCGCGTTGTAGCCAGAGTAGCCAATGAGATGATTATTGGTCTGGTAGTTGGTGGTCACAGAACCCAAGACCTTGCCTTCCTCCACGGGGTCTGGCGTTAAGAAATTGATGACGCCGGCAATTCCGTCAGAGCCGTACATCAGGCTACCGGGGCCTTTCACCACCTCGGCGCGCTCTACAGAATACTCATCCAGTTCAAGGCCGTGCTCGTCTCCCCACTGCTGGCCTTCCTGCTTGATGCCGTCATTTAAGGTGATGATGCGGTTGAAACCCAGCCCCCGGATGACGGGTTTAGAAATGCCGGCTCCGGTAGAGATTTGAGACACACCGGGCGTTTTGGCAATGGCGTCAATGATGTTGGTGGCGGCGCCTCGGTTTAGCTGTTCCTTCCCGATGACCGTGGTGGGCACCGGATTCCGCTTGGCTTCCGTAGAGGAGGACACCCCCGTCACCACCACCGCCTGCAGTTCTGTCACAGAAGGAGCCAGCGTGAAGTTCACCGTGGTAGCCCCGTTGATTTGAATGGACCTGGCCTGCGTGATGTAGCCTACATAGCGCACCTGCGCCAGGTATTTGCCCTTAGGCAAGTCTTGCAACGTGTAGGCTCCGTTCACATCTGTAGAAACGGCCCGCTTCAGGTCTGGGAAATAAATGCTGGCCCCTATCAGCGCCGTGCCGTTGTTGGCGTCTTTGATGGTGCCAGAAAGGGAATTGTTGTTTTGAGCGAAGGCGCTCCCTACCAGAAGGAACAGGCCTGCCACTAGAAAAAATCTATGAAAGGACATGGTATATCTTATGTGTGAGAAAAGGGAAACAACTGCCATTGGCAGATATGCACCCAATTAAAATCAGTGGACAAGTCTCACCCGCACCTTAGCCAGGCACTTAAGCACGCACGTGAGAAAAGAAAGATAAGATTATACCAGAGCAGGCGGTCCCCGCGAAGGAGCCGTCTGCGGATAGCTGAACTTCCAGATGCACGCATAGCCGCTCAGATAATTGTCTATCCATGCAGTAGGTGCCGCGAAGTACACTCTATGGTCAGAGAGCTGAAAAGGCGCGTCAAAGAGTTCGGCGGTGGGGCAGTGCGTGTGCTTTACATCTATGTGCAGCGTACGCTCATCATGGTTGGTGTGGACCGTGTGCGCGTGGGCGTGCAGCATCACCAGCGCCTTCTCCGGCACCATGACCCGCATAAACAGCAGGAGCAGCAAGTAAGCGCTTATGTTTCTTAACGCACGCACAAACAACAGGTTAATCTACAAATATAACAGCACCCACTACATTTCAATGCACGCAGCCCATTCTTCCAGCAAAATGCAATAGTTTTTACTTTAAGTGAAGCAGGGACAGAAAGCGCAATCGTTTTTGGCTTGTTTTCTGGAAAATAGGCTAAAAACGGGAGAATTGTTGATTGTCAATTGCTGATTGATTTTATCTGTTGGTGTAACACCCCTCTACGCTCCCCTCAAGGGGAGAATCCTTGATTGGCAAAGGCCTCTGCTACGGGCACCTGTTCCAATTGCGACCTACAGAGGCCTTTACTAAACGCACCCGTTCCAGTCTTTCCGTCGAGTCGCCTAAGCAGGTTGCCGCCTCAGGTTGGAACTGCAGCAAAGACGGAGAGCTAGCCGTTCCTCCACCATGCCAGTTCCCACGCAGAGGAGGCAAGCTGGTACAGCGCGAGGCGGGAAGACGGGGCCCCGCGGCCGCGAGCGCTTAGCAGATAAAATGTAACAAGGCAGCATAAGGGCACCGGAAGGAAGAACCTTCTCAGGAAAAGCCAACTGCATGCACAAGATATTACAGATGGAAAGGCAGTCTTGGTCGTTAGTGATAACACCAACAACGGTGAATCGGCCAACGAGCCTAACGCCGTTTTTCGCATAATTCCCATAAAACAAGCCAAAAACGAACCAACCCCGCATTCAGATAAATCAAATTGACATTTGCAGACCTCAAAAACACCCACGCATTCTGCCATCCTGTCACAAAACTCGCTCTGGAACAGCTTTTGCCAAGCCTCCTCTACAAAAGCAACAAACCACATTTTTATAGATATAGGAAATGGAAGAAAAAGGCACGATTTCGATTCACACCGAGAACATTTTCCCCATCATCAAGAAGTTCTTGTACTCAGACCATGAGATTTTCTTGCGCGAACTGGTGTCCAACGCTGTTGACGCCACCCAGAAAGCCAAAAGCCTCTCCAGCATCAGTGAGCTGAAAGGCGACCTGGGCGAGCTGAAGGTGACCGTGAAGGTGGACAAAGAGAAAAAGCAGATCATCATCTCGGATAACGGTATTGGGATGACCGCCGAGGAGATTAAGAAATACATCAACCAGATTGCCTTCTCTGGTGCCACAGAATTTGTGGAGCGCTACAAAGACTCCAACGCCGACAAGAGCCAGATCATCGGGCAGTTTGGTTTAGGATTCTACTCGGCGTTCATGGTGGCCAATACCGTTGAGATTGACACCTTGTCACACCAGGACGGTTCTGAGCCCGCGCACTGGACCTGCGACGGTTCTACGGAGTTCACTATCACAAAAGGCACCCGCACTGAGCGTGGAACGGATGTGATTCTGAACATCGCGGAGGATTCTGAGGAGTTTCTGGAAGAAGCCCGCATCCAGACCATCCTAAACAAATACTGCAAGTTCCTGCCCATTCCCGTGGAGTTCAACGGCGAGATTATCAACAACCCGAACCCTATCTGGACCAAGTCACCTTCTGATTTGACCGACGAGGACTACAAGAATTTCTACAAAGAACTGTACCCGTTCTCTGAAGACCCGCTGTTCTGGATTCACCTCAACGTGGACTATCCGTTCAATTTGACCGGTATTCTGTACTTCCCTAAGGTGAAGAACGAGTTTGACTTCCAGAAAAACAAAATCCAGTTGTACAGCCGCCAGGTGTTCATCACCGATGAGGTGAAAGACGTGGTACCGGAGTTCCTGATGCTGTTGCACGGCGTGATTGACTCGCCAGACATTCCGTTGAACGTGAGCCGCTCGTTCTTGCAGGCCGATGCCAACGTGAAGAAAATCAACACCTACATTACCCGTAAGGTAGCCGATAAACTGAACGAAATCTACAAGAAAGATCGCACCGCCTACGAAGAGAAGTGGAACGACATTGCGGTGTTTGTGAAGTACGGCATGCTTTCAGATGACAAGTTCTATGAGAAAGCCAAGGACTTCGCGTTGCTGCAAAACACCGAAGGCAAATTCTCTACCCTAGAGGAATACCGTGGCCTGGTACAAGCCAACCAAACCGACAAAGACGGCAACCTGGTCATCTTGTACACCACAGACCCAGAGAAACAGCACGCCTTCATTGAGACCGCCAGCAACCGCAATTATGATGTGGTGAAACTGGACACCATGATTGACCCGCACTTTATTGGGCAACTAGAGCAGAAACTGGAGAAAACCACGTTGAAGCGTGTAGACGCTGACACCATTGACAAGCTCATCCAGACAGATGCCAAGCCAGAAAGCGTTTTGTCTGAGGACGAGACCAAGCGTTTGAAGGAACTGTTTGAAAAAGCCATTGACAACCAGAACATGACCGTAGGCGTGGAAGCTTTGTCTACCGATGACCAACCGGTGATCATTACCCTACCCGAGTTCATGCGCCGCATGAAGGACATGAACCGCATGGGCGGCGGTGGCATGATGATGATGGGCAACCTACCGGACATGTACAACGTGACCATCAACGCCAATCACCCTATCAACCACCGCATCTTAAAAGCCAAGGATGATCGCGGCGAGAAAATTGCCAAGCAAGCCTATGACCTAGCCTTGCTGTCGCAGAACATGCTATCCGGCGCCGCCTTAACGGCCTTCGTGAAGCGCAGCGTTGAATTGATTGACAAAGAGTAGTAATTAAGTTTTTTGTTTGGAAGAGGCCGGAGAGATTCGGCCTCTTTTTTTGCTAGTACAGCAAGCCTGCTTTCATATATTTTCTAACCAGTGAGTTTGCCTGAGCCGTATCGTTTTTCAGAAGAGCCTGGTAGACTGGCTTCACCAACTTATTCGCATCTGAAGAGGGCGCCTTATTCTCCAGATGTTTATAGGCAGTTGCGTAATAATCATCTAATCTATGATTATCAAAACTAAGCACCGGTGAGTTATCCATTCCATTTAACAAGGTGCCTAGATAACCTCTTCGCTCTTCATCAGCTTCTTGCAGGAGAACAAATCCAGGATTTCTTTTAATAAAGCTTTCCCACCAGATAACTCTGTCGGCCAGTTGGGTGGGACTAATAGACAAGCCTCCGTCTTCCTGAAATCCTTCTTTGTTTTCCTTATTCAGTTGCGTCAGATATTCTTTCAAAGCTGGACCGGTGTAGGGGTAGAAATGCTTGGTAATAAAGTCGCGGTCCTGCTGAAGATAGGTCATGCCTTCACTCATAGCTAACTGAAAGCCATTGGACTTTAAAAGCATTTCATACGCCTTAATCTCTTTTGATTGCTTTAAAGATTGGGAGAGGCTATGATTTATGAGCAGTGAATCAAATCTGACAAAATCATGCTTCTCATTGAGCGTATTGTCTGTCCGCAAGTAAAACCTGTCAAACAACACATAGCCAGAATCAGCTAACGCAGTAGGCTGGCCTTTGAACAAGGCGTCAAACTTTGCGGCGGCAACAGATACATTCTCTACTTTGCCACTGTCCAGTTGGGCTAAGAACTGCTCATATTCCACCAACAATGGATTATATCCAAACGGCTTTTTGAGCATCGGAGTGGAGGCAGCAGGAACTTGATTCTCTTCAACAACCGGACTTTCTTGAGTAGAAGTTTCCGTCTTAGTTTGACAGCTAACCAAAACCCCGAAGGCAAGCACCGCTGAATATAAGTATCTCATGATAATCATTTAGAATATACCAAATCCTTCTCAAGCTACCCGTTTTTGGCTTGTTTTCTCCAAAACAAGCCAAAAACGGGTCTACTTCTTCACCACGGCATTCACCTTCTTCCAAAGGTCATTCAGGAAAACCACGGGTACCTCGTTGTCATCTGGGTTCTCGCCCATGCGCACTAAGATGAGGTTCTGGCTGGGGACGATGTTGAGGAACTGACCGTTCTTGCCCAAGGCGGCATACATGTCAGAAGGGGCATCGGGCACCAGGCTGCCAGAGAAAGTGGTTTGCAACGTGGGGAGCATGAACGAAGACTGGCCGTTGAGCCACCAGAGATACCCATAGGAGCGGTTCAGGTCTTGCGAAGGACTGATCATGGCGTTGAAGTAGGCTTGGTCTCTCATGACGGCCGTAGTTTCCCAGACACCTTTGTTGAGCATAAGCAAGCCGAAACGCGCCATGCCGCGGGCGGTGCTGTGAAAGACAAAATCATCCTTGGAGGCGAACCACAAACCACCCATGCCAATCTTATCGCCTAGCTGGGTTTTAAAAAAGGCATTAAAATCTTGTTTAACGGCCTTGGCCACCACATCTTTAAGCCGGGTGTAAGGCCCGTTGTGATACGCCCAGCGGGTACCGGCGTCTGCCTTGTAGGTAAGACAGGAAGGAGCATAGCAATGGGGATTGGGCACCTGGTCGTTGAGACCGGTGGTCATGGTGAGTTGGTGTTTGATGGTGATTTTCCTTTCCTGTTCCAGGGGAAGGCTGGTCCAGCCGTTGCCTATGAAGTTGGCCGGCCTGTCCAGGATGGATAGATACCCATTTTCCTGCGCCTTGCCCACTAGAAAGGCGTTCAGCGTCTTCCCCGCCGAAGCCCAGTACCAAGGGCTGTTGACGGTAAAAGCGGTACCGCTGGAATTGGTGCCATTATAGTACTCTACCACAATCTTCCCGTTTTTCAACAGTAAGAAGGCGCGGGTGTTGCTTTGGTCTAGAAAAGCGTCTAAATAAGGGAGAGCAGCGGTATTCCAACCCAGACTTTGGGGCGAAGTGGTTGCCCAGGCATCAGAATTCACCGGCGGGAAATACAGGCTCTGAGCAGTAGGGGCGGGAGTTACGCCTTCTTTCTTACAAGCCACAAGGCCAAGACCGGCCAAGGCGCATACCAAAACAAGTTTTTTCATAGTACAAAGGGCAGTTGGCGGTAGATGTGGTCTCCTGCAAAAGATTACAAGCACGCACGTTTGATTTTACCCTCTGTAAAGCTATAAAATAGTCATAAGTCTATGTTGAAAACTTGTATGTGAACTGAGGTTTGAGCCCTTAGCTCGCATTGAGTCTATACCGTACTGGCTGTTCGCTTTTGCCGTGCATGCAACCAAGCATGAAC
The nucleotide sequence above comes from Nibribacter ruber. Encoded proteins:
- a CDS encoding MFS transporter, coding for MNPSVIDSPKVKLLNVAVVVAALGYFVDIYDLVLFSIVRIASLKDLGISQPADLLDQGVRLINMQMAGMLLGGVFWGVLGDKKGRISVLFGSIFLYSAANIANGFVTSIDAYAWLRFIAGVGLAGELGAGITLVSEVLPKEKRGYGTTIVASVGISGAILAGVIGEYFHWRTAYFVGGGLGLLLLLLRIGVFESGMFERSQREEVKRGNFLSLFTNGPRFLKYLKCILIGVPIWFVIGVLITFSPEFAQALGVPAVISVAKAIGFSYFGLSLGDVASGLLSQQLKSRKRVVVLFLFLLAGVIAMYLLADNASEAYFYGLCVALGFCSGYWAVFVTIAAEQFGTNIRATVTTTVPNFVRGAVIPLTLSFSAFKEEFGLIQTAGILGVIALSIALVAILTLQESYGKELDYLEE
- a CDS encoding TraB/GumN family protein; this translates as MNPYKAAALWLFLSLLTSLSSGAWAAETPNASQQSLLWKVSGKGIKTSYVFGTFHLVPKDQFDLPQKVKQKLIKSETVVFEVDLDSPELTHGLTRAMRMAKPLETLMTPQDYNWLAQFVQDSLERNMQFFRYIKPGFLGQMLLYPKMLGYSPESYDLALLDLAKKFNKSVHTLETPAEQLALFDQVNLETQTQQFLNSVKQFDRQRKLMKQMLTLYHQEDLNGLYALINSENGPDNQDFLLDERNERWLMPLVKKMKKSASFIAVGAAHLPGEHGLLELLKAKGYKVEPVLN
- a CDS encoding TonB-dependent receptor, which codes for MSFHRFFLVAGLFLLVGSAFAQNNNSLSGTIKDANNGTALIGASIYFPDLKRAVSTDVNGAYTLQDLPKGKYLAQVRYVGYITQARSIQINGATTVNFTLAPSVTELQAVVVTGVSSSTEAKRNPVPTTVIGKEQLNRGAATNIIDAIAKTPGVSQISTGAGISKPVIRGLGFNRIITLNDGIKQEGQQWGDEHGLELDEYSVERAEVVKGPGSLMYGSDGIAGVINFLTPDPVEEGKVLGSVTTNYQTNNHLIGYSGYNAGNLNGFNWAARFSQKFAGNYQNKYDGKVHNSGFRETNANGYVGLNKSWGYAHLAFSTFNQQVGLVEGERDEHGTFLKLVPVNGEVEEQPVTEDDLKGYDLDIPQQRINHFKVASQNSLIFDQSRLAFNLAWQQNLRREYGNPLDVNEEEIAMRLNTFNYDVKYFLPQFSEWESTIGVNGMWQQNHNEGEEVLIPEYRTIDAGIFAFAKREFGALNVSGGLRYDLRRVLSDALYVTDEDEFTTNPQDAAQTKFNSFEANFSNVSGSIGATYSFNEQLSVKANVSRGFRTPNMAELASNGRHEGTFRYELGNQRLDPETSFQLDAGVTYDSKHITLGLNGFRNNIQNYIFAQKLNSVLGGDSLSGDEDDLAPTFKYVQGNAYVYGGEVTIDFHPHPLDWLHFENSFSWVRSIQKNVPADRKFLPFTPGPRLDSELQISFPKAGSYIRNWYAKAELENYFEQSQVYTAFDTETPTPGYSLLNLGVGANLTNAAGKTFASLYITANNVLDKAYQSHLSRLKYAPVNEATGRTGVYNMGRNVSFKLVVPFG
- the htpG gene encoding molecular chaperone HtpG encodes the protein MEEKGTISIHTENIFPIIKKFLYSDHEIFLRELVSNAVDATQKAKSLSSISELKGDLGELKVTVKVDKEKKQIIISDNGIGMTAEEIKKYINQIAFSGATEFVERYKDSNADKSQIIGQFGLGFYSAFMVANTVEIDTLSHQDGSEPAHWTCDGSTEFTITKGTRTERGTDVILNIAEDSEEFLEEARIQTILNKYCKFLPIPVEFNGEIINNPNPIWTKSPSDLTDEDYKNFYKELYPFSEDPLFWIHLNVDYPFNLTGILYFPKVKNEFDFQKNKIQLYSRQVFITDEVKDVVPEFLMLLHGVIDSPDIPLNVSRSFLQADANVKKINTYITRKVADKLNEIYKKDRTAYEEKWNDIAVFVKYGMLSDDKFYEKAKDFALLQNTEGKFSTLEEYRGLVQANQTDKDGNLVILYTTDPEKQHAFIETASNRNYDVVKLDTMIDPHFIGQLEQKLEKTTLKRVDADTIDKLIQTDAKPESVLSEDETKRLKELFEKAIDNQNMTVGVEALSTDDQPVIITLPEFMRRMKDMNRMGGGGMMMMGNLPDMYNVTINANHPINHRILKAKDDRGEKIAKQAYDLALLSQNMLSGAALTAFVKRSVELIDKE
- a CDS encoding serine hydrolase domain-containing protein, which produces MKKLVLVCALAGLGLVACKKEGVTPAPTAQSLYFPPVNSDAWATTSPQSLGWNTAALPYLDAFLDQSNTRAFLLLKNGKIVVEYYNGTNSSGTAFTVNSPWYWASAGKTLNAFLVGKAQENGYLSILDRPANFIGNGWTSLPLEQERKITIKHQLTMTTGLNDQVPNPHCYAPSCLTYKADAGTRWAYHNGPYTRLKDVVAKAVKQDFNAFFKTQLGDKIGMGGLWFASKDDFVFHSTARGMARFGLLMLNKGVWETTAVMRDQAYFNAMISPSQDLNRSYGYLWWLNGQSSFMLPTLQTTFSGSLVPDAPSDMYAALGKNGQFLNIVPSQNLILVRMGENPDDNEVPVVFLNDLWKKVNAVVKK